The Paenibacillus sophorae genome has a segment encoding these proteins:
- a CDS encoding chromate transporter: MNKDYIELGVSMVRTGILGYGGGPSVIPLIRHDAVIRYRWISDEEFGETLALANALPGPIATKMAAYLGYKRAGGLGAFFAVVAHILPSVLAMILLLSAVNYLAGSKVVKGMIAAVSPVIAVMLGVMAYEFAKKAVKGLGIAAGAAFMLLALLLLEVLHVHPAIVIVLFLAYGAVHYRAVANLRRKQERKGGTP; this comes from the coding sequence ATGAACAAAGACTATATAGAGCTTGGAGTCTCAATGGTCCGCACCGGAATTCTCGGCTATGGAGGGGGCCCCTCGGTAATCCCGCTAATCCGCCACGACGCGGTTATCCGCTACCGCTGGATCAGCGACGAAGAATTTGGGGAAACGCTGGCGCTGGCCAACGCCCTTCCCGGACCGATTGCCACCAAAATGGCCGCTTATTTAGGATACAAGCGAGCAGGGGGCCTGGGAGCGTTCTTCGCCGTAGTTGCGCATATTTTGCCCAGCGTTCTTGCCATGATCCTGCTGCTGTCCGCCGTCAATTACCTGGCTGGCTCCAAGGTCGTCAAGGGAATGATTGCCGCTGTCTCGCCGGTTATCGCCGTCATGCTCGGCGTTATGGCTTACGAATTTGCGAAAAAGGCCGTCAAGGGGCTCGGCATTGCAGCCGGCGCCGCCTTTATGCTGCTTGCCCTGCTGCTGCTTGAGGTGCTGCACGTTCATCCGGCCATCGTCATCGTGCTGTTTCTCGCTTACGGCGCGGTGCATTACCGGGCTGTGGCCAATCTCCGCCGCAAGCAGGAACGAAAGGGAGGAACGCCTTAG
- a CDS encoding PH domain-containing protein, which produces MAFFDGLLGNASQVDLNAARKEYGKILAPGEQIERAYRLIRDMFIFTDKRLILIDKQGMTGKKIAYHSIPYKSITHYSVETAGHFDLDAELCLFVSGSTMPLKKTFNKSVKIYEVQAVLSQYILKP; this is translated from the coding sequence ATGGCTTTTTTCGATGGTTTGCTCGGCAATGCGTCTCAAGTGGATCTTAATGCGGCCCGCAAAGAATACGGAAAAATTTTGGCTCCAGGGGAACAAATCGAACGGGCGTACCGGCTGATCCGCGACATGTTCATTTTTACGGACAAACGGCTCATACTGATCGATAAGCAGGGCATGACCGGCAAAAAAATCGCATACCACTCCATCCCCTACAAAAGCATTACGCATTATTCCGTGGAGACGGCGGGACACTTTGATCTCGATGCGGAACTGTGCCTTTTCGTGTCCGGCAGTACGATGCCGCTCAAAAAAACGTTTAACAAGAGCGTGAAAATTTATGAGGTGCAGGCGGTGCTTTCCCAGTATATTTTGAAGCCGTAA
- the abc-f gene encoding ribosomal protection-like ABC-F family protein yields the protein MIIQCQNVQKYHGAQLVLSDISFAVRQGEKVGLIGRNGSGKTTLFRLLSGEEAPDSGQIAIRKGSVVGLLAQIQEGGEDTVYAVLQRSFAEPLAWQRRLRELEREMSGPGADSEARMSALLREYGSLQEKFEAAGGYEIESDIQRVSSGLGIGGEQFERAFSSLSGGEKTKVGLAALLLLRPDVLLLDEPTNHLDMSAIEWLEQFLRDYDGTVVAISHDRYFLDAVVTKIVEIEDGEAITYHTDYTGYQAEKEARLLQQFADYQEQQKKIKKMQESIKRLIEWGNNANPPNPSFHRRAASMQKALDRMVKIKRPILERKAMDLQLEQQDRSGNRVLVLDSVGKRFGQRTLFTEAGGVLRYGETAALIGGNGAGKSTLLRIILGLEQPDEGSCVLGSRTAVGYLAQEAVPEDAGQSVLKYFREQAGMEEGEARGQLARFLFYGSDVFKSVAGLSGGEWTRLRFAVLMHRRPNLLILDEPTNHLDIDSREALEEALEEFPGTVLAVSHDRYFINRCFRSIWALEDGSLSVFPGNYEYFKEKRAEQAAALAAASAGSGVYTIPGKPSSASNMAPPEIKALGAQSGSGSLRSRDARSAEAWESEIAEAEKLLHGIEARMLEPLLSSDAASLANLYAEREALQSRLDALYAAWLDSSGQ from the coding sequence ATGATTATTCAATGTCAAAATGTGCAAAAATACCATGGCGCCCAGCTTGTGCTGAGCGATATCTCATTTGCTGTCCGCCAGGGCGAAAAGGTCGGCCTCATCGGCCGCAACGGCTCTGGCAAAACGACCTTGTTCCGCCTTCTGAGCGGCGAAGAAGCACCCGACTCGGGACAAATCGCCATTCGTAAAGGCAGCGTCGTCGGGCTGCTGGCCCAAATTCAGGAAGGCGGCGAGGATACGGTGTACGCGGTCCTGCAGCGCAGCTTTGCCGAGCCGCTGGCGTGGCAGCGGCGGCTGCGGGAGCTTGAGCGGGAGATGTCGGGCCCCGGCGCTGACAGCGAAGCGCGGATGAGTGCGCTGCTGCGCGAGTACGGCTCGCTGCAGGAGAAATTCGAAGCGGCCGGAGGCTATGAAATTGAATCCGATATCCAGCGAGTGTCCTCGGGTCTTGGGATCGGCGGCGAACAGTTTGAGCGCGCCTTCTCTTCCCTCTCCGGCGGGGAGAAGACGAAGGTCGGGCTGGCGGCACTGCTGCTGCTTCGGCCAGATGTGCTGCTGCTCGACGAGCCGACGAACCATCTGGATATGTCCGCCATCGAATGGCTGGAGCAGTTCCTGAGAGACTATGACGGCACGGTGGTCGCCATATCTCACGACCGCTATTTCCTCGACGCCGTCGTCACGAAGATCGTCGAGATCGAAGACGGCGAGGCCATCACCTATCATACCGACTACACCGGCTATCAGGCCGAGAAAGAAGCAAGACTGCTCCAGCAGTTCGCCGATTACCAGGAGCAGCAGAAAAAAATTAAAAAAATGCAGGAAAGCATCAAACGGCTGATCGAATGGGGCAATAACGCCAATCCGCCCAACCCTTCCTTTCACCGCCGGGCCGCGTCGATGCAAAAGGCCTTGGACCGGATGGTCAAGATCAAGCGGCCGATCCTGGAGCGTAAAGCAATGGATTTGCAGCTTGAGCAGCAGGACCGCTCGGGCAACCGGGTGCTTGTGCTTGACAGCGTCGGCAAGCGCTTCGGACAGCGTACGCTGTTCACGGAGGCGGGTGGCGTACTGCGCTACGGCGAGACGGCCGCGCTGATCGGCGGCAACGGCGCGGGCAAAAGCACGCTGCTGCGCATCATACTCGGGCTTGAACAGCCCGACGAGGGAAGCTGCGTGCTTGGCTCGCGGACAGCGGTCGGCTACCTTGCCCAGGAAGCCGTGCCGGAGGATGCCGGCCAATCCGTGCTGAAGTATTTCCGCGAACAGGCCGGCATGGAGGAAGGCGAAGCGCGCGGGCAGCTGGCAAGGTTCCTTTTCTACGGCAGCGATGTGTTCAAAAGCGTCGCTGGACTGTCCGGCGGAGAATGGACCCGGCTGCGTTTCGCCGTGCTCATGCACCGGCGGCCTAACCTGCTTATCCTCGACGAGCCGACCAACCATCTTGACATCGACTCCAGGGAAGCGCTGGAAGAGGCGCTGGAGGAATTTCCCGGTACTGTGCTTGCGGTGTCACATGACCGCTATTTCATCAACCGCTGCTTCCGCAGCATCTGGGCCCTTGAGGACGGAAGTCTCTCCGTCTTCCCGGGCAATTATGAGTACTTCAAAGAGAAGCGAGCGGAACAAGCGGCTGCCCTTGCCGCCGCGTCTGCAGGCAGCGGGGTGTATACAATTCCCGGGAAACCATCTTCGGCAAGTAACATGGCGCCCCCGGAGATCAAGGCGCTCGGGGCTCAGAGCGGGAGCGGTTCGCTCCGCTCCCGGGACGCGCGCTCCGCCGAAGCC
- the ggt gene encoding gamma-glutamyltransferase: MIKRPVTGTKTMVVSPHYLASAAGARILQKGGNAFDAAVAVSSALAVVYPHMTGLGGDAFWLTYSADEGRVQVYNGSGRSGYGVHRGRYAGEAAIPRRGVRSAVTVPGMADSWDAVLSRYGRLPLAEVLEAAIDYAAGGFPMSPDQHGNTILAGAALSPEAAAIYMPGGRIPRPGEKFVQKELARTLSILASGGRDAFYKGEIAKAICDGMAESGGYLIREDFADHQGSWCDPISTDYHGYTVFQAPPNSQGFAGLMALNILERFNFAGIPHGSYEYYHLLVEAIKASFRDRDAVLTDPEFNEIPLDRLLDKTYAAELAASISPSRAADLASEPTGRDTAYAAVVDAEGNAVSFIQSLYFEFGSGTAPGGTGVLLQNRGSFFSLDPAAVNTLEPHKRTFHTLMPAMACRDGKPAILYGTQGGEGQPQTQTLLLTRMLHYGMNPQQAVDEPRFVWGRTWGEPTQELTVEGRVEDEVLEELAAAGHKVRKVADYDGLAGHAHVISIDDNGYRSGGTDPRCDGAAIGW, from the coding sequence ATGATAAAACGACCGGTGACTGGCACGAAAACGATGGTGGTCAGCCCGCACTATCTGGCGTCCGCCGCGGGAGCGCGGATTCTTCAAAAGGGCGGGAACGCTTTTGACGCTGCGGTGGCCGTCAGTTCGGCGCTGGCGGTCGTCTACCCGCATATGACGGGTCTTGGAGGCGACGCGTTCTGGCTGACATACAGCGCCGATGAAGGCCGCGTTCAGGTATACAACGGCAGCGGCCGTTCGGGCTACGGGGTGCATCGGGGCCGGTACGCCGGAGAGGCCGCGATCCCGCGAAGAGGCGTGCGCAGCGCGGTTACGGTGCCCGGCATGGCGGACAGCTGGGATGCGGTCCTGAGCCGGTACGGCCGCCTGCCGCTGGCGGAGGTGCTGGAGGCCGCAATCGATTATGCGGCCGGGGGCTTTCCGATGTCGCCGGACCAGCACGGCAACACCATACTTGCCGGCGCTGCGCTGTCTCCCGAAGCGGCGGCCATCTATATGCCGGGCGGACGGATTCCAAGGCCCGGGGAGAAGTTCGTGCAGAAGGAATTGGCTCGCACGCTATCTATTCTGGCCTCCGGGGGGCGTGACGCCTTCTATAAAGGAGAAATCGCCAAGGCCATCTGCGACGGCATGGCAGAGTCAGGCGGATATTTGATCCGCGAGGATTTTGCCGACCATCAGGGCAGCTGGTGCGATCCGATCTCAACGGATTATCACGGGTACACCGTTTTTCAGGCTCCGCCTAATTCGCAGGGATTCGCAGGGCTGATGGCGCTGAATATATTGGAGCGCTTTAACTTCGCAGGAATCCCGCACGGTTCTTATGAATATTATCATCTGCTTGTTGAGGCGATAAAAGCCAGCTTCCGCGACCGCGACGCGGTGCTAACCGATCCGGAATTCAATGAGATTCCGCTGGACCGGCTGCTGGATAAGACTTACGCTGCAGAGCTTGCAGCGTCTATTTCGCCCAGCAGGGCGGCCGATCTGGCTAGTGAGCCGACCGGCCGGGACACAGCCTACGCGGCAGTCGTGGATGCGGAAGGCAATGCGGTTTCCTTCATTCAGAGCCTGTATTTCGAATTCGGGTCGGGAACCGCTCCTGGCGGCACCGGTGTTCTGCTTCAGAACCGGGGCTCCTTCTTTTCACTGGACCCGGCAGCCGTCAACACGCTGGAGCCGCATAAGCGCACCTTCCATACACTGATGCCGGCGATGGCCTGCCGGGACGGCAAGCCCGCCATCCTGTACGGCACGCAGGGCGGCGAGGGACAGCCGCAGACTCAGACGCTCCTGCTGACCAGAATGCTCCATTATGGAATGAATCCCCAGCAGGCGGTCGACGAGCCGCGGTTCGTCTGGGGCAGAACCTGGGGCGAGCCGACCCAGGAGCTGACCGTGGAAGGCAGAGTAGAGGATGAGGTGCTGGAAGAACTTGCGGCAG
- a CDS encoding chromate transporter: MEWLDLIIGFFIANLLGYGGGPSSIPLMYTEIVPHYHWLTNSEFTNMLALGNALPGPIATKVAAYVGFEIYGWVGAILALLATVLPSAAALIAMIRLLQKYRQSSVVKGMTLLVQPVIAIMMVVLTWQMSKGPLASVGIWQTLIIAAISFWAMERRKIHPALVILAAFIYGGFILRFWV; this comes from the coding sequence ATGGAATGGCTTGATCTGATTATTGGATTTTTTATCGCTAATCTGCTGGGATACGGCGGCGGCCCTTCCTCCATCCCGCTGATGTATACAGAAATCGTGCCCCATTATCATTGGTTGACCAATTCGGAATTTACCAACATGCTGGCGCTGGGCAACGCGCTCCCCGGACCGATCGCTACCAAAGTGGCGGCTTATGTCGGCTTTGAAATCTACGGCTGGGTTGGAGCGATTCTGGCGCTTCTGGCCACCGTGCTGCCTTCCGCCGCCGCCCTGATTGCTATGATCCGTCTGCTTCAGAAATACCGGCAGTCCTCGGTCGTCAAAGGCATGACGCTGCTGGTTCAGCCGGTCATCGCTATTATGATGGTCGTTCTGACCTGGCAGATGAGCAAAGGGCCGCTGGCTTCCGTAGGCATTTGGCAGACTCTGATTATTGCAGCGATCTCCTTTTGGGCGATGGAACGGCGCAAGATCCACCCTGCTCTCGTCATTCTGGCCGCTTTTATCTATGGAGGATTTATTCTCCGGTTTTGGGTATAA